One stretch of Tepiditoga spiralis DNA includes these proteins:
- the glnA gene encoding type I glutamate--ammonia ligase, whose protein sequence is MTREEILKKIVEEKIKFIRLQITDINGMLKNVEIPADEIERALDGKVMFDGSSIEGMARIDESDMYLIPDLSTFTILPWTLENGKVGRFVCDVYKPDGKPYEGDPRSVLKRIVKKLRDEEYIGYAGPEPEFFILPRDEKGNPKLELMDKGGYFDLLPIGHGEETRKMIVEALEEMGLNVEASHHEVAPSQHEIDFTYDKILETADNIQTFKLVVKTISLLRGMHATFMPKPFFGINGSGMHCNMSLFKNDENIFYDKNKKYELSQELQYFIGGIFEHINSITAIANPTINSYKRLVPGYEAPINVAWAASNRTALIRVPASRGKGTRIELRSPDPTANPYLLFSVIFASGLKGVKEKILPPEPVVENIYKMKEDKKMELGIKKLPSSLKESLECLKNDEFIKDVLGEHIFKKFIEIKEKECRLFDAAVTDWETNKYLGIL, encoded by the coding sequence ATGACCAGAGAGGAAATTTTAAAAAAAATAGTCGAAGAAAAAATAAAATTTATAAGGCTTCAAATTACCGATATAAACGGTATGTTAAAAAATGTGGAGATTCCAGCAGATGAAATAGAAAGAGCCTTAGATGGGAAGGTTATGTTTGATGGTTCTTCCATTGAGGGAATGGCAAGAATAGATGAATCAGATATGTATCTCATTCCTGACCTTTCTACATTCACAATTCTTCCATGGACATTGGAAAATGGAAAGGTTGGAAGATTTGTTTGTGATGTTTATAAACCAGATGGCAAACCTTATGAAGGTGATCCTAGGTCTGTTTTAAAAAGAATAGTAAAAAAATTAAGAGATGAAGAGTATATTGGATATGCTGGACCAGAACCAGAATTTTTTATTCTTCCAAGAGATGAAAAAGGAAATCCAAAACTCGAGTTGATGGATAAAGGTGGTTACTTTGATTTACTTCCAATAGGTCATGGAGAAGAAACTAGAAAAATGATTGTTGAAGCACTTGAAGAAATGGGATTAAATGTTGAAGCATCTCATCATGAAGTAGCTCCATCACAACATGAAATTGATTTTACATATGATAAAATTTTGGAAACAGCAGACAATATACAAACATTTAAACTTGTTGTTAAAACAATTTCTTTACTTAGAGGTATGCATGCAACTTTTATGCCTAAACCTTTTTTTGGAATAAATGGTTCTGGAATGCATTGTAACATGAGTTTATTTAAAAATGACGAAAATATTTTTTATGATAAAAACAAGAAATACGAATTGAGTCAAGAGTTGCAGTACTTTATTGGAGGTATATTTGAACATATAAACTCTATAACCGCAATAGCAAATCCTACTATAAATTCTTATAAAAGATTAGTTCCAGGATATGAAGCTCCAATTAATGTTGCATGGGCTGCTTCTAACAGAACAGCTTTGATTAGAGTTCCTGCTTCACGAGGAAAGGGTACAAGGATTGAATTAAGGAGTCCTGATCCAACAGCCAATCCTTATCTTCTTTTTTCTGTTATTTTTGCTTCTGGTTTAAAAGGAGTTAAAGAAAAAATTCTTCCACCAGAACCTGTTGTTGAAAATATATATAAAATGAAAGAAGATAAAAAGATGGAACTTGGCATAAAAAAACTTCCAAGTTCATTAAAAGAATCTCTTGAATGCTTAAAAAATGATGAATTTATAAAAGATGTTTTAGGAGAACATATTTTTAAAAAATTTATTGAAATAAAAGAAAAAGAATGTAGACTTTTTGATGCAGCAGTTACTGATTGGGAAACAAATAAATATCTTGGAATATTATAA
- the cas1b gene encoding type I-B CRISPR-associated endonuclease Cas1b, which produces MKRSYYLFSNGELKRRDNSLIIKNTRTSKYIPVEDVNQIYVFGEISFNSKLTNFLFQNNITVHFFNYYGYYSGSFYPRENLLSGDVHLKQAVNHLNFHKRLLIAKEFINSASFNISRNLKYYNRKGITLEFQIKEIDFLRKKINNVNSIEELMGIEGNIRKIYYSTWDFFINQNINFKKREKHPPKNWINSLISFINSLIYTTTLTEIYHTHLDPTISFLHSPSERRYSLSLDISEIFKPIVGDRLIFSLLNKNMITHESFIEEFNHIILKDSAKKIILKEFDERLKQTIKHKKLNKKVSYRRLFRLECYKLEKHVTEDTKYEGFKIWW; this is translated from the coding sequence ATGAAAAGGTCTTATTATTTATTTTCTAACGGAGAATTAAAACGAAGAGATAATTCATTAATTATAAAAAATACTCGAACATCAAAATATATTCCAGTAGAAGATGTAAATCAAATATATGTATTTGGAGAAATATCTTTTAATTCAAAACTTACTAATTTTTTATTTCAAAATAACATAACTGTACATTTTTTTAATTACTATGGATATTATTCGGGAAGTTTTTATCCAAGAGAAAATTTATTGTCTGGTGATGTTCACTTAAAGCAAGCTGTAAATCATTTAAACTTTCACAAAAGATTATTAATTGCAAAAGAATTTATAAATTCAGCAAGTTTTAATATAAGCAGAAATTTAAAATATTATAATAGAAAAGGTATTACTCTAGAATTTCAAATAAAAGAAATAGATTTTTTAAGAAAGAAAATTAATAATGTAAATTCAATTGAAGAATTGATGGGAATAGAAGGTAATATAAGAAAAATATATTATTCTACATGGGATTTTTTTATAAATCAAAATATAAATTTCAAAAAAAGAGAAAAACACCCTCCAAAAAACTGGATAAATTCATTAATTTCATTTATAAATTCATTAATATATACTACAACTCTCACCGAAATATATCATACTCATTTAGATCCTACTATAAGTTTTTTACACTCTCCAAGTGAAAGAAGATATAGCTTAAGTTTAGATATATCAGAAATATTCAAACCTATTGTTGGAGATAGATTGATATTTTCGTTATTAAATAAAAATATGATAACACATGAATCTTTTATAGAAGAGTTTAATCATATAATATTAAAAGACTCTGCAAAAAAAATTATATTAAAAGAATTTGATGAAAGATTAAAACAAACAATAAAACACAAAAAACTTAATAAAAAAGTATCTTATAGAAGATTATTTAGATTAGAATGTTATAAATTAGAAAAACACGTAACAGAAGATACAAAATATGAAGGATTCAAAATATGGTGGTGA
- the cas5b gene encoding type I-B CRISPR-associated protein Cas5b — protein MNKKAIRIKAYQNMVNFKKPTSFQLKETYPLPPYSTIIGMVHVACGYSEYHEMQISVQGDHHSKINDLWTRYEFACTSFEKGRHQLKVPYSKYDKKSNSYKENELGITKGISTAELLVDLNLIIHIIPESQEEIEYIYNKIKYPDTYLSLGRWEDLVQINEIKIVNIEKKDLEEDFNLEHDAYIPVKNFEIGDISTNSTKYKINKDYKLQKIKKNVFIRKWNKIDVYHASKINTGIFEDSNIYLDEDNYFIFNA, from the coding sequence ATGAATAAAAAAGCTATTAGAATAAAAGCTTATCAAAATATGGTTAATTTTAAAAAACCAACAAGCTTTCAATTAAAAGAAACTTATCCTTTACCTCCATATTCAACAATAATAGGTATGGTTCATGTAGCTTGTGGTTATAGTGAATATCATGAAATGCAAATAAGTGTTCAAGGTGATCATCATTCTAAAATAAATGATCTTTGGACTAGATATGAATTTGCTTGTACTTCTTTTGAAAAAGGAAGACATCAATTGAAGGTTCCATACTCAAAATATGATAAAAAATCAAATTCATATAAAGAAAACGAATTAGGAATTACAAAGGGTATATCAACAGCAGAATTACTTGTTGATTTAAATCTTATTATACACATAATTCCAGAAAGCCAAGAAGAAATAGAGTATATTTACAATAAAATAAAATATCCGGACACTTATTTATCATTGGGAAGATGGGAAGATTTGGTACAAATTAATGAAATAAAAATAGTTAATATTGAAAAAAAAGATCTTGAAGAAGATTTTAATTTAGAACATGATGCTTATATTCCTGTAAAAAATTTTGAAATTGGAGATATTAGTACAAATTCAACCAAATATAAAATAAATAAAGATTATAAATTACAAAAAATAAAGAAAAATGTTTTTATAAGAAAATGGAACAAAATAGATGTTTACCATGCGTCTAAAATAAATACAGGTATTTTTGAAGATAGTAATATTTATTTAGATGAAGATAATTATTTTATTTTTAATGCGTAA
- a CDS encoding asparagine synthetase A, producing the protein MKKVDSLELVKKYTDGNFFKDVTFIQSQILKSVRHVLDEKGFIEILPVIISPMTDPLNHPVFNADINYYGKTYSITKSMILHKQISTLVHEKIYSVSPNLRLETEENYDSGRHLVEFVQIDMEKLGATRDEIMDIMEEAIKYTVNTLKDSYPEIIEKYHPSLDFLNKPFKKITVKEAKSTYGEDYEKILSKKSKEPFWLIDMPLLEREFYDKQDMKNPDVLLDFDLIFPEGFGEGISGGEREHEYDQIIKRMDLKRTSSKMFEEYLSLAKEGILKPTAGCGIGVERFTRYILGLDHVENARLFAKAPGRYSI; encoded by the coding sequence ATGAAAAAAGTAGATAGTTTAGAATTAGTAAAAAAATATACTGATGGAAATTTTTTTAAAGATGTAACTTTTATACAAAGTCAAATTTTGAAAAGTGTAAGGCATGTTTTAGATGAAAAAGGTTTTATTGAAATTTTACCTGTAATTATTTCACCAATGACTGATCCACTAAACCATCCAGTTTTTAATGCTGATATTAATTATTATGGAAAAACATATTCTATAACTAAATCTATGATTCTTCATAAGCAAATAAGTACACTTGTTCATGAAAAAATTTATTCTGTTTCTCCAAATTTAAGACTCGAAACTGAAGAAAATTATGACAGTGGAAGACATCTTGTTGAATTTGTTCAAATCGATATGGAAAAACTTGGAGCAACTCGTGATGAAATAATGGATATTATGGAAGAAGCTATAAAGTATACTGTTAATACATTAAAAGATAGTTACCCAGAAATAATTGAAAAATATCATCCATCACTTGATTTTTTGAATAAACCTTTTAAGAAAATAACTGTAAAAGAAGCTAAAAGTACTTATGGAGAAGATTATGAAAAAATACTTTCAAAAAAATCAAAAGAACCATTTTGGCTCATTGACATGCCTTTACTTGAAAGAGAATTTTATGATAAACAAGATATGAAAAATCCAGATGTTCTTCTTGATTTTGATTTAATCTTTCCTGAAGGTTTTGGAGAAGGTATTTCCGGTGGTGAAAGAGAACATGAATATGATCAAATAATAAAAAGAATGGATTTAAAGAGAACTTCATCAAAAATGTTTGAAGAATATTTAAGTTTAGCAAAAGAAGGTATATTAAAACCAACCGCTGGTTGTGGTATAGGTGTTGAAAGATTTACAAGATATATACTTGGTTTAGATCATGTTGAAAACGCAAGACTTTTTGCAAAAGCTCCAGGAAGATATTCTATTTAA
- the cas7i gene encoding type I-B CRISPR-associated protein Cas7/Cst2/DevR, which yields MDKKGLTISFIIEAESANYGEGIGNVSSLKKLTRSQGESYTYISRQALRYNIINQCGYDTTKLSLDKEVIQYAPDAHIDEYPEIDFFGYMKTLKGEDSKTRSAVVRLSNAIALEPFSLDLDFLSNKGLLDRYNMQNENKKKGSNLAQSEIHKSYYTYTITIDLDKIGIDKVENIEIDNSEKSNRVCNLLDTIKFLYRDIRGRRENLSPILAIGGVYNIKNPFFHNRLILKDGNFDIDTIRNIYTYDEEVENKTKVGVIESKFNNGYDIKEKLNAKKIGEFFEEIKKEVKDYYIK from the coding sequence ATGGATAAAAAAGGATTAACTATATCTTTTATTATAGAAGCTGAAAGTGCTAATTATGGTGAAGGAATTGGCAATGTTTCATCATTAAAAAAATTAACTCGTTCTCAAGGTGAAAGCTATACATATATTTCAAGGCAAGCATTAAGATATAATATTATAAATCAATGTGGTTATGATACTACAAAATTATCTTTAGATAAAGAAGTTATACAATATGCTCCAGATGCTCATATAGATGAATATCCAGAGATAGATTTTTTTGGATATATGAAAACTTTAAAAGGTGAAGATTCTAAAACAAGGTCTGCTGTAGTTAGATTAAGTAATGCTATTGCATTAGAACCATTCTCTTTAGATTTAGATTTTTTATCTAATAAAGGATTATTAGATAGATATAATATGCAAAATGAAAATAAAAAAAAGGGTTCTAATTTAGCTCAAAGTGAAATACATAAATCTTATTATACATATACTATTACTATTGATTTAGATAAAATAGGTATAGATAAAGTAGAAAATATTGAAATAGATAATTCTGAAAAATCAAATAGAGTTTGCAATTTACTAGATACTATAAAATTTTTATATAGAGACATACGTGGAAGAAGAGAAAATTTATCTCCAATACTTGCAATAGGGGGAGTATATAATATAAAAAATCCATTTTTTCATAATAGATTGATTTTAAAAGATGGAAATTTTGATATAGATACAATAAGAAATATTTATACATATGATGAAGAAGTTGAAAATAAAACTAAAGTTGGAGTTATTGAAAGTAAATTTAATAATGGTTATGATATAAAAGAAAAATTAAATGCTAAGAAAATAGGTGAATTTTTTGAAGAAATAAAAAAAGAAGTAAAAGATTATTATATTAAGTAA
- a CDS encoding CRISPR-associated protein Cas4, with amino-acid sequence MHIYYFNICKRKLWLFSHNLNFEDENINVKIGKIIEEESYSNQKKNYLIDNINIDYIKRNKTIHEIKKSNSFEEANIMQIKYYLYILTKYGLNDIKGILEYPKLYIRKEINLDKNDYIIIEKQIYEIYKIINNKKIPNVIKDNKICKKCAYYEYCYI; translated from the coding sequence ATGCATATATATTACTTTAATATTTGCAAGAGAAAGCTTTGGCTTTTTTCTCATAATTTAAATTTTGAAGATGAAAACATTAATGTAAAAATAGGTAAAATAATAGAAGAAGAATCCTATAGCAATCAAAAGAAAAATTATCTTATAGACAATATAAACATAGATTATATAAAAAGAAATAAAACAATACATGAAATAAAAAAAAGCAATTCATTTGAAGAAGCTAATATTATGCAAATTAAATATTATTTGTATATATTAACAAAATATGGATTAAATGATATAAAAGGTATATTAGAATATCCAAAGTTATATATAAGAAAAGAAATAAATTTAGATAAAAATGATTATATTATAATTGAAAAACAAATATATGAAATATATAAAATAATAAATAATAAAAAAATACCTAATGTAATAAAAGATAACAAAATATGTAAAAAATGTGCATATTATGAATATTGCTATATATAA
- the cas2 gene encoding CRISPR-associated endonuclease Cas2, which yields MYVILIYDINIEEDNKKGQRILNNSFKICKKYLNHVQKSVFEGEIDKAQLEKLHAELNRYIRKDLDSVIIFKSNNPRWLMKDFWGIKEDKTSNFF from the coding sequence TTGTATGTAATATTAATTTATGATATAAACATAGAAGAAGATAATAAAAAGGGTCAAAGAATATTAAATAATTCATTTAAAATATGTAAAAAATATTTAAATCATGTACAAAAATCTGTTTTTGAAGGAGAAATAGACAAAGCTCAACTTGAAAAGCTTCATGCTGAATTAAATAGATATATAAGAAAAGATTTAGACTCAGTAATAATATTTAAAAGTAATAATCCTAGATGGCTAATGAAAGATTTTTGGGGAATTAAAGAAGATAAGACATCTAATTTCTTTTAA
- the cas3 gene encoding CRISPR-associated helicase Cas3' translates to MIEFYYAKSNPKETIEEHTEKLLDNLNLLKEIYPNIKNIDWDILYVICKYHDLGKINPKFQTKIGNYIEDNFKDMKEIPHNFLSPCFLPKKKIKKLLESKNYNEQEINKYLIIIYQSIYWHHEREEPENLINLFKDYKEEIQNLIKDYIFAIDKEKLKFNPSIGRFVSKPIENQIEDYGEDILYEYILHKGLLNKIDYSASAGLPIEISPEPLSDYVIKFLKKEYNSNLNDLQEYMKANENKNIVVIASTGYGKTEAGLLWIGKNKGYFTLPVKVSINSIYRRLLNKIKLKKEKVGLLHSDTLSELLKDASSYKFDEDYYNLTKNKSLPLTITTLDQIIKFIFKYNGYEYDLAHLSYSKIIIDEIQMYNSKMLAYLIIALKYIDKIGGKFSIITATFPPFIYDLMKNYNINIELSENMFLSNKKRHKIKVFKEDILNLKINKSKEKVLIIANTIKKSQEIYDLISKSEEYSEYNIELLHSRFINKDRKEKEDLIIKVGNKQKNGKYIFISTSIVEASLDIDFDILYTELLDLNSLFQRMGRCYRKRELKEGFNNVNIFIGNEKNSPSGTNIKEFIDREIFEYSKEEIFKYDNKYISEEDKQKMIKSIFNTEKLKETEYFKNIKNYLNYWNEIEKGSVEKKYINLREIDNCTIIPKTIYNKYSDIIEEKYSKITNLKKDYENKKRFIEINNLIEDIKKYSVNIPSYMIKSNNIKLNLVENIEINKYKKLYILNYDYSKEKGIGKYLGKVEEDNFI, encoded by the coding sequence GTGATTGAATTTTACTATGCAAAAAGTAATCCAAAGGAAACTATTGAAGAGCATACAGAAAAACTATTAGATAATTTAAACTTACTAAAAGAAATATATCCTAACATAAAGAATATTGATTGGGATATTCTTTATGTTATTTGTAAATATCATGATTTAGGAAAGATAAACCCAAAATTTCAAACTAAGATAGGTAATTATATAGAAGATAATTTTAAAGATATGAAAGAAATACCACATAATTTTTTAAGTCCATGTTTCTTACCGAAGAAAAAAATTAAAAAATTATTAGAAAGCAAAAACTATAATGAACAGGAAATAAATAAATATTTAATAATAATTTATCAAAGTATATATTGGCACCATGAAAGAGAAGAACCAGAAAATTTAATTAATTTATTTAAAGATTATAAAGAAGAAATTCAAAATTTAATAAAAGATTATATTTTTGCAATAGATAAAGAGAAGCTGAAATTTAATCCATCAATAGGTCGTTTTGTTTCTAAACCTATTGAAAATCAAATTGAAGATTATGGAGAAGATATATTATATGAATATATTTTACATAAAGGATTATTAAATAAAATAGATTATTCTGCAAGTGCAGGCCTGCCAATTGAAATTTCTCCAGAACCTTTATCAGATTATGTAATTAAATTTTTAAAAAAAGAATATAATTCAAATTTGAATGATTTGCAAGAATATATGAAAGCAAATGAAAATAAAAATATTGTAGTTATAGCTTCTACTGGATATGGAAAAACAGAAGCAGGATTATTATGGATAGGAAAAAATAAAGGTTATTTTACTTTACCTGTAAAAGTATCTATAAATAGTATTTATAGAAGATTGTTAAATAAGATTAAGTTAAAAAAAGAAAAAGTAGGATTGTTACATTCAGATACTTTAAGTGAATTATTAAAAGATGCAAGTTCATATAAATTTGATGAAGATTATTATAATTTGACAAAAAATAAAAGTTTACCACTTACAATAACAACTTTGGATCAAATAATAAAATTTATTTTTAAATATAACGGATATGAGTATGACTTAGCACATTTATCATATTCAAAAATTATTATTGATGAAATTCAAATGTATAATTCTAAAATGTTAGCTTATTTGATAATAGCTTTAAAATATATTGATAAAATTGGAGGTAAATTTAGCATTATAACAGCAACTTTTCCTCCTTTTATATATGATTTAATGAAAAATTATAATATAAACATAGAATTATCTGAAAATATGTTTTTGTCAAATAAGAAAAGACATAAGATTAAAGTATTTAAAGAAGATATTTTAAATTTAAAAATAAATAAAAGCAAAGAAAAAGTATTAATTATTGCAAATACTATAAAAAAATCTCAAGAAATATATGATTTAATAAGTAAAAGTGAAGAGTATTCTGAATATAATATTGAGTTATTGCATAGTAGATTTATAAATAAAGATAGAAAAGAAAAAGAAGATTTAATAATAAAAGTTGGAAATAAACAAAAGAATGGAAAATATATATTTATTTCAACATCTATAGTTGAAGCAAGTTTAGATATTGATTTTGATATTCTTTATACAGAATTATTAGATTTGAATAGTCTTTTTCAAAGAATGGGAAGATGTTACAGAAAAAGAGAATTAAAAGAAGGTTTTAATAATGTGAATATATTTATAGGAAATGAAAAAAATTCTCCTTCTGGTACAAATATAAAAGAATTTATTGATAGAGAAATATTTGAGTATTCAAAAGAAGAAATATTTAAATATGATAATAAGTATATTTCAGAAGAAGATAAACAGAAAATGATAAAAAGCATCTTTAATACTGAGAAATTAAAAGAAACAGAATATTTTAAAAATATAAAAAATTATTTAAATTATTGGAATGAGATTGAAAAAGGAAGTGTTGAAAAAAAGTATATTAATTTAAGAGAAATAGATAATTGTACAATTATTCCAAAAACTATATATAATAAATATAGTGATATAATAGAAGAAAAATATAGCAAAATAACAAATTTAAAGAAAGATTATGAAAATAAAAAAAGGTTTATAGAGATTAATAATTTGATTGAAGATATAAAAAAATATTCAGTTAATATACCATCATATATGATTAAATCAAATAATATAAAATTAAATTTAGTAGAAAATATTGAAATAAATAAATATAAAAAGTTATATATATTAAATTATGACTATAGTAAAGAAAAAGGTATAGGAAAATATTTGGGAAAAGTAGAGGAAGATAATTTTATTTAA
- the cas6 gene encoding CRISPR-associated endoribonuclease Cas6, with amino-acid sequence MRFRLFFELENKEMPLDYRRIFMSFIKKSFTEKDVSILKKYYNEKDSIQKHFSFGINFGKCKFENQKIKMENNKFFMVLSSFDNEFAINFYNSILNMKTQKFPLPNSNSMTLFNISLEKEKWINKNEIYFKIMSPVIIRKHEKKDNKDFYYTLDNKESINILKENIKYTLLKSEYNNLVKYVDNLKIDIVNFKKTIVLNYSAKIPVTLGVIKVKGNEMILDYLYKSGIGSKRSNGFGLVEIL; translated from the coding sequence ATGAGGTTTAGATTATTTTTTGAATTAGAAAATAAAGAAATGCCTTTAGATTATAGACGGATTTTTATGAGTTTTATAAAAAAGAGTTTTACAGAAAAAGATGTTAGTATTTTAAAAAAATATTATAATGAAAAAGATTCTATACAAAAACATTTTTCTTTTGGTATAAATTTTGGAAAATGTAAATTTGAAAACCAAAAAATTAAGATGGAAAATAATAAATTTTTTATGGTTTTAAGTTCGTTTGATAATGAATTTGCAATTAATTTTTATAATTCTATTTTAAACATGAAAACCCAAAAATTCCCTTTACCTAATTCTAATTCTATGACTTTATTTAATATAAGTTTAGAAAAAGAAAAATGGATAAATAAGAATGAAATATATTTTAAAATCATGAGTCCAGTTATAATAAGAAAACATGAAAAAAAAGATAATAAAGATTTTTATTATACTTTGGACAATAAAGAATCAATTAATATTTTAAAAGAAAATATTAAATATACTTTATTAAAATCAGAATATAATAATTTAGTTAAATATGTAGATAATCTCAAAATAGATATAGTTAATTTTAAGAAGACAATAGTTTTAAATTATTCTGCTAAAATTCCTGTTACGTTAGGTGTGATCAAAGTAAAAGGGAATGAAATGATATTAGATTATTTATATAAATCTGGAATTGGAAGTAAAAGAAGTAATGGATTTGGATTAGTAGAAATTTTATAA
- the cas8a1 gene encoding type I-B CRISPR-associated protein Cas8b1/Cst1, whose amino-acid sequence MLIISTIRLEMNDWLYNAGLVGLYNILNHSNASSLKKNNNGFEFDIEELDNFEEKYFEYFMDKYQYILPYNKFESLSNYLNNFEEKYFKENSEFIGDINDYIGLLKKKLTSNSYSNTYPLLKDLDIDFFEEGKKLKKIKFKKNDTDEEKLKVIKETVESLILINSKLKEKVVKKYLCSKDVIYNIINNFWNNISILHKQNNKNDHFLQFKNDFVDTTLNYLKKDISKAKYNCCVCDRKITKLSKPESFDLVWINKIGVDQNRKSSHFWNFNNTSYICPVCNLVYACVPAGFNNYYGKGIYINKNNNFKSLVESNNISFKKDEGIHSYFDLENFTYRNILNSLESVEINKKRLELENIQIIKFDKENSLRPYTFNILSKSMINVLKKEKKRLEFIINKYIKVSNDDYISLYDATINNLYNNSLLFNLINESMNIQFRNDGIIKDFLINLIYINNTFLNTKGERGMNEKLITMAKFKGEEFKQYYKQKNSENKINGITYKLLNSLKTKNKNLFLDTIINSYMYLGKEIPSIILECNKNVESLQTIGYAFILGIQSTKKENIDKGGN is encoded by the coding sequence GTGTTAATAATAAGTACTATAAGATTAGAAATGAATGATTGGCTATATAATGCAGGATTAGTTGGACTTTATAATATTTTAAATCATAGTAATGCAAGTTCTTTAAAAAAAAATAATAATGGATTTGAATTTGATATTGAAGAATTAGATAACTTTGAAGAGAAATATTTTGAATATTTTATGGATAAATATCAATATATTTTACCTTATAATAAATTTGAAAGTTTATCAAATTATTTGAATAATTTTGAAGAAAAGTACTTTAAAGAAAATAGTGAATTTATAGGAGATATAAACGATTATATAGGTTTATTGAAGAAAAAACTAACTTCAAATTCTTATTCAAACACGTATCCTTTATTAAAAGATTTAGATATTGATTTTTTTGAAGAAGGAAAAAAATTAAAAAAAATAAAATTTAAAAAAAATGATACAGATGAAGAAAAATTAAAAGTCATAAAAGAAACAGTTGAATCTCTTATTTTAATTAATAGTAAGTTAAAAGAAAAAGTAGTAAAAAAATACTTATGTTCTAAGGACGTAATTTATAATATAATAAATAATTTTTGGAACAATATTAGTATTTTACATAAACAAAATAATAAGAATGATCATTTTCTTCAATTTAAAAATGATTTTGTAGATACAACTTTAAATTATTTAAAAAAAGATATAAGTAAAGCTAAATATAATTGTTGTGTTTGTGATAGAAAAATAACAAAATTATCAAAGCCAGAATCATTTGATTTGGTATGGATTAATAAAATTGGTGTAGATCAAAATAGAAAAAGTTCTCATTTTTGGAATTTTAATAATACTTCTTATATATGTCCTGTATGCAATTTGGTTTATGCATGTGTTCCAGCAGGTTTTAATAATTATTATGGAAAAGGTATATATATAAATAAAAATAATAATTTTAAATCATTAGTTGAAAGTAATAATATTTCTTTTAAAAAAGATGAGGGAATACATTCTTATTTTGATTTAGAAAACTTTACTTATAGAAATATTCTTAATTCTTTAGAAAGCGTAGAAATAAACAAAAAAAGATTAGAATTAGAAAATATACAAATTATAAAATTTGATAAAGAAAATTCTTTAAGACCTTATACTTTTAATATTTTATCTAAATCTATGATTAATGTATTAAAAAAAGAAAAAAAGAGATTAGAATTTATTATAAATAAATATATTAAAGTTTCAAATGATGATTATATTAGTTTATACGATGCTACTATAAATAATTTATATAATAATTCGTTACTATTTAATTTAATAAATGAATCTATGAATATACAGTTTAGAAATGATGGTATTATAAAAGATTTTTTAATTAATCTTATATATATAAATAATACTTTTTTAAATACAAAGGGGGAAAGAGGAATGAACGAAAAGTTAATTACTATGGCTAAGTTTAAAGGTGAAGAATTTAAACAATATTATAAACAAAAAAATTCTGAAAATAAAATAAATGGAATTACTTATAAATTATTAAATTCATTAAAAACTAAAAATAAAAATTTATTTTTAGACACAATAATTAATAGTTATATGTATTTAGGAAAAGAGATTCCAAGTATAATTCTTGAATGTAATAAAAATGTAGAATCATTACAAACTATTGGATATGCTTTTATTTTAGGTATTCAATCAACAAAAAAAGAAAATATTGATAAAGGGGGAAATTAA